TACTCCTACCCGGGACTCCGGCAGGCAGCGATTGGACAATGTGTAGAACTGGAGAGTATGCTTCTGGATCGTATGACTGTGCGCGTATGTCACCTCATACGAGCAAGGGAATGGGGCCATGTCATTGGTACCTTCCCACGATTTCTTGCACCGCAGGAAACCCGCCGGTAAGACACGCTTACCTACTGACTTGTACAGGTCCATCAGACCCTTCCGACCCGCTCATGTAATTGCTTGTACTGATCCTGCACAGAGATTGGTCCGTCTGCCGGCACAACGATTCCTCGTGTTGAACATCCGTGCAATTCATCTGCTCGCGGAGTGTAACCGGTCAGACGATCCATCCGCGCGCACAACCAGGAGGTACCTATGATGTCCTCCCAAAAATTGTGGTGGAGAGCCGCTCTGCTGGGATTTGCAGTAGGATGCGCGACCGTCCTTTGGCCGGCTCGCGCTGTTCCTGAAACAGCACCGATCACTCTCCCGATCGAAACGGTGGCCGACTATATCCACGCCGTCATCGAGGCCGACCGAGATATCTATACCAAGCATGTCGTGGAGCGTATGCAAGCGAAAGGTGTGGTCGTCGCATCGGAAAACTGGGAACAGAAGCATACGTTGCCCCTACCCGCTCAATTCCTGCTGGAATCAGGACGGTACAACGACAGGAGAGGCCTTGGTATGCATTACCGGCTGATCAGCTTATGGCCGATCAACAAGCGCAATATCGCGACGAATGCTATGGAAAGCATCGGACTCGGCACCATTATGGCTCAACCCAACCGTCCCTACACCGGAGTCACGAGGGTGGCTGATAAGCGGTATTTTGAGGCGGTGTATGCCGATCTGGCCGTCACACAGGCTTGTATCGGCTGTCACAATGCCCATCCCGACAGCCCGAAGCGTGACTTCAAGCTCAACGATGTCATGGGGGCAATCGTGATCAGTATCGAGTTGAGACAATCACCGGCAACAGAAGCGTCCGGCCATAACGGCTACTGAGCATCTATAGACGGTTGAGAGCGTGGATGATTCAGCGATCACTGAATCCCCGACCGGCAGGGCGGAGGTCGCTCTGCTGGTCGGGCGTGTCATACCCAGGACCTCCTTCGTACTATCACGTTGGGTCCGCGAGGCACGGCAGGAATCGAATAACCTAGGCGTGGCCGATCTTTCTCGTCCGCTCGGCGATCTTCTTGCGAAGACGAGCCTTTTCGAGACTGATCTCGGCTTCTTTGACCTCGGACGGCAAGCCACCCGCTTGAAGACGTCGCTCCGCCTCAGCGACTTTAGCGGTAGCACGGTCCACATCAATATCTTCCGCTTTCTCCGCGATTTCCGCCATGACGGTGACTTTGGTCGGGGTGACTTCGGCAAAGCCCCACAGAACTGCCATTGAATGGGCGTGACCATTAACACGATAACGAAGTTCGCCGATGCGAAGGGTCGACAGGAAATGGCAGTGCCCCGGGAGGACACCGAATTCTCCTTCAGACCCAGGGGCGATGACTTCATCAACCTGCTGGCTCAACAGCTGCTTCTCCGGCGTGACGACTTCCAACAGAATCTTTCCCGCCATGATTTCTCTTCCCTAATTCCCTTCCCCCTAGAGGCGAGGAAGCGAGGCATCCTCCATTGCGCGCATGCAACGAGGGTCTTCCGAGACCGCGCGTTGCGCGAGCCAGGAGGATGCACGGTTCATCGCCTCTTTATACCTTCACTCCCATTTTCTCGGCTTTGGCCACCGCTTCCTCGATCGGGCCGACCATGTAGAAGGCCTGCTCCGGCAAGTGATCGTACTTGCCGTCGAGAATCTCTTTGAAGCTACGGACCGTATCTTTGAGTTTGACGTACTTGCCGGGTGCACCGGTAAACGCTTCGGCGACGTGGAAGGGCTGCGAGAGGAAGCGCTGGATCTTCCGGGCGCGAGCCACGACCAATTTGTCATCTTCCGACAACTCGTCCATGCCAAGAATCGCGATAATGTCTTGAAGGTCCTTGTATCGCTGGAGGACGGACTGTACGCCGCGCGCAACCTTGTAATGCTCATCCCCGATGATCTGCGGGTCCAGAATACGTGAGGTCGAATCCAAGGGGTCGACCGCCGGATAAATCCCCAACTCGGCGAGTGAGCGGGACAACACAGTGGTCGCATCCAAGTGTGCAAACGCCGTCGCCGGGGCAGGGTCAGTCAAGTCATCGGCCGGCACGTAGATGGCCTGCACGGAGGTGATCGAACCTCGTTTGGTCGATGTGATGCGCTCTTGTAACGCACCCATCTCCGTCGAGAGGGTCGGCTGATATCCCACTGCGGAGGGCATGCGGCCCAGCAACGCGGATACTTCCGAACCGGCCTGGGTAAATCGGAAGATATTGTCAACGAACAGCAACACGTCTTGGTTCTCCTCGTCGCGGAAGAATTCGGCGACGGCCAGGCCGGTCAACGCGACGCGGAGACGGGCTCCAGGAGGTTCGTTCATCTGTCCATACACGAGAGCGGCCTTCGACTTCGTGTAATCGTCCGGGTCGATGACCTTCGACTCCTGCATTTCGTGCCAGAGATCGTTACCTTCACGGGTTCGCTCACCGACACCGGCGAACACGGAGAATCCGCCGTGGTGCAACGCGATGTTATTGATCAGTTCCATGATGATGACGGTCTTGCCTACCCCGGCGCCGCCGAAAAGTCCGACTTTGCCGCCCTTGCTGTAGGGTTCGAGTAAATCGACGACTTTGATGCCGGTTTCCAGCACCTCTGTCTTGGTTTCCTGATCTTCGAGCTTGGGAGCGGGGCGATGAATCGGGTAGTTATTCTTCGCCTTGATCGGCCCCTTTTCGTCGACCGGTTCACCGAGCACGTTGATGAGGCGGCCGAGGGTTTCGCGCCCGACCGGCACCGAGATCGGAGCTCCGGTATCCAGTACATCCATTCCGCGCGTCAACCCGTCGGTCGAAGACATGGCAACCCCACGCACGCGGTTTTCGCCAAGATGTTGGGCGACTTCGAGT
The nucleotide sequence above comes from Nitrospira sp.. Encoded proteins:
- the atpD gene encoding F0F1 ATP synthase subunit beta; protein product: MSTGKVIQVIGPVVDVEFPPGRLPNIYNAIKVTQEENKAAGKPVVNITLEVAQHLGENRVRGVAMSSTDGLTRGMDVLDTGAPISVPVGRETLGRLINVLGEPVDEKGPIKAKNNYPIHRPAPKLEDQETKTEVLETGIKVVDLLEPYSKGGKVGLFGGAGVGKTVIIMELINNIALHHGGFSVFAGVGERTREGNDLWHEMQESKVIDPDDYTKSKAALVYGQMNEPPGARLRVALTGLAVAEFFRDEENQDVLLFVDNIFRFTQAGSEVSALLGRMPSAVGYQPTLSTEMGALQERITSTKRGSITSVQAIYVPADDLTDPAPATAFAHLDATTVLSRSLAELGIYPAVDPLDSTSRILDPQIIGDEHYKVARGVQSVLQRYKDLQDIIAILGMDELSEDDKLVVARARKIQRFLSQPFHVAEAFTGAPGKYVKLKDTVRSFKEILDGKYDHLPEQAFYMVGPIEEAVAKAEKMGVKV
- a CDS encoding DUF3365 domain-containing protein, translated to MMSSQKLWWRAALLGFAVGCATVLWPARAVPETAPITLPIETVADYIHAVIEADRDIYTKHVVERMQAKGVVVASENWEQKHTLPLPAQFLLESGRYNDRRGLGMHYRLISLWPINKRNIATNAMESIGLGTIMAQPNRPYTGVTRVADKRYFEAVYADLAVTQACIGCHNAHPDSPKRDFKLNDVMGAIVISIELRQSPATEASGHNGY
- a CDS encoding F0F1 ATP synthase subunit epsilon, producing the protein MAGKILLEVVTPEKQLLSQQVDEVIAPGSEGEFGVLPGHCHFLSTLRIGELRYRVNGHAHSMAVLWGFAEVTPTKVTVMAEIAEKAEDIDVDRATAKVAEAERRLQAGGLPSEVKEAEISLEKARLRKKIAERTRKIGHA